From Streptomyces cyaneogriseus subsp. noncyanogenus, the proteins below share one genomic window:
- a CDS encoding beta-class carbonic anhydrase encodes MTNSASIPTGSGAAMGGVSATDRFVEANARYAASFADAGLDSRPALRTAVVACMDARLDVSAALGLTNGDCHVIRNAGGVVTDDVIRSLTISQRKLGTRSVVLVHHTGCGMETLTEDFRTELENEVGERPSWEVGCFTDVEQDVRQSLERVRTSPFLPHTDDVRGFVYDVKTGLLREIDPA; translated from the coding sequence ATGACGAACTCTGCATCCATTCCCACCGGGTCCGGGGCCGCCATGGGCGGCGTCTCTGCCACCGACCGCTTCGTGGAGGCCAACGCGCGGTACGCCGCCTCCTTCGCCGACGCCGGCCTCGACTCCCGCCCGGCCCTGCGGACCGCCGTCGTGGCGTGCATGGACGCGCGTCTGGACGTGTCGGCCGCGCTCGGCCTCACCAACGGCGACTGCCATGTCATCCGCAACGCGGGCGGTGTCGTCACCGACGACGTGATCCGGTCCCTGACCATCAGCCAGCGCAAGCTGGGCACCCGCAGCGTGGTCCTCGTCCACCACACGGGCTGCGGCATGGAGACCCTGACCGAGGACTTCCGCACCGAGCTGGAGAACGAGGTCGGTGAGCGCCCCTCCTGGGAGGTGGGGTGCTTCACGGACGTCGAGCAGGACGTGCGGCAGTCCCTGGAGCGGGTGCGCACCTCGCCGTTCCTGCCGCACACCGACGACGTGCGCGGCTTCGTCTACGACGTGAAGACGGGCCTGCTGCGGGAGATCGACCCCGCCTGA
- a CDS encoding AAA family ATPase yields the protein MTTYEDRANHGGVPDRAYGRVGDDLTTVAERVRASVEGVIEGKPEVVRLSLTVLLAEGHLLIEDVPGVGKTMLAKALARSIDCSVRRIQFTPDLLPSDITGVSIWDQQRRDFEFKPGAIFAQVVIGDEINRASPKTQSALLESMEERQVTIDGKTYELPSPFMVVATQNPVEMEGTYPLPEAQRDRFMARVSIGYPGPEAELRMLDVHGGVSPLDDLQPVAHAHEIVKLIEAVRGVHVAEPVRRYAVDLVAATRTHPDLRLGASPRATLHLLRAAKASAALGGREYALPDDVQALAVAVLAHRLLPTAQAQLGRRTAEQVVQEILQQTPVPAAPGRTGGHGLDHGTPAYGRQPPRRA from the coding sequence GTGACGACCTATGAGGATCGTGCGAACCATGGGGGCGTCCCCGACCGGGCGTATGGACGCGTGGGGGACGACCTGACCACCGTGGCCGAGCGCGTGCGCGCTTCGGTGGAGGGCGTGATCGAGGGCAAGCCCGAGGTCGTACGGCTCTCGCTGACCGTCCTGCTCGCCGAGGGCCACCTGCTGATCGAGGACGTCCCCGGCGTCGGCAAGACCATGCTCGCCAAGGCGCTGGCGCGGTCGATCGACTGCTCGGTGCGGCGCATCCAGTTCACGCCCGACCTGCTGCCGTCGGACATCACCGGCGTCTCCATCTGGGACCAGCAGCGCCGGGACTTCGAGTTCAAGCCGGGCGCGATCTTCGCGCAGGTGGTGATCGGCGACGAGATCAACCGCGCCTCGCCCAAGACCCAGTCCGCGCTGCTGGAGTCGATGGAGGAGCGGCAGGTCACCATCGACGGCAAGACCTACGAGCTGCCCAGCCCCTTCATGGTGGTGGCGACGCAGAACCCGGTCGAGATGGAGGGCACCTATCCGCTGCCCGAGGCCCAGCGCGACCGCTTCATGGCCCGTGTCTCCATCGGCTATCCCGGTCCGGAGGCCGAGCTGCGGATGCTCGACGTGCACGGCGGGGTCAGCCCGCTGGACGACCTCCAGCCGGTGGCGCACGCGCACGAGATCGTGAAGCTGATCGAGGCGGTCCGCGGCGTCCACGTCGCCGAGCCGGTCCGCCGGTACGCCGTGGACCTGGTCGCCGCCACGCGCACCCATCCCGACCTCAGACTCGGCGCCTCCCCGCGCGCCACCCTGCATCTGCTGCGCGCGGCGAAGGCGTCCGCCGCCCTGGGCGGCCGGGAGTACGCGCTGCCGGACGACGTGCAGGCCCTCGCCGTCGCCGTCCTGGCCCACCGCCTGCTGCCCACCGCCCAGGCCCAGCTGGGCCGCCGCACCGCCGAGCAGGTCGTGCAGGAGATCCTCCAGCAGACCCCGGTGCCCGCGGCGCCCGGACGGACGGGCGGCCACGGCCTGGACCACGGCACCCCGGCGTACGGCCGGCAGCCGCCGCGGAGGGCGTGA
- a CDS encoding DUF58 domain-containing protein has translation MTAGGTGRAEEDRGGVRTALAGLTTRGRSFLAAGVAAAVCAYVLGQSDLLRVGLLLAALPLVCATVLYRTRYRVAGGRRLSPARVPATGEARVHLRVENVSRLPTGLLMLQDRVPYVLGPRPRFVLDRVEAGGRREVSYRVRSDLRGRYPLGPLQLRLSDPFGMCELTRSFSAYDTLVVTPRVEPLPPVRMGGEAKGYGEGRQRSLALAGEDDVIPRGYRYGDDLRRVHWRSTARHGELMVRREEQPQRARCTVLLDTRGGAYAGAGPDSAFEWAVAGAASVLVHMLERGFSVRLLTDTGSVVPGEGADGFAGASQQSADAAGLMMDTLAVIGHSDGTGLSRAYDVLRGGGEGLLVAFFGDLDEEQAAVAARMRRRSGGAIAFVLDGAAWLRDAPGPPGAGGPVLRALREAGWTALAVERGASLDELWRRADRERTGIGATSGGEDGR, from the coding sequence ATGACCGCCGGGGGGACGGGCCGGGCGGAGGAGGACCGGGGCGGCGTCCGCACCGCCCTGGCCGGCCTGACCACCCGCGGGCGCTCCTTCCTCGCGGCCGGCGTCGCCGCCGCCGTCTGCGCCTATGTCCTCGGCCAGAGCGACCTGCTCCGCGTCGGCCTGCTGCTGGCGGCGCTGCCCCTGGTGTGCGCGACCGTGCTGTACCGCACCCGCTACCGGGTGGCGGGCGGCCGCCGGCTCTCCCCCGCGCGGGTCCCCGCCACCGGGGAGGCCCGGGTCCATCTGCGCGTCGAGAACGTCTCACGGCTGCCCACCGGCCTGCTCATGCTCCAGGACCGGGTGCCCTACGTGCTCGGCCCGCGCCCCCGGTTCGTCCTGGACCGGGTCGAGGCGGGCGGCCGGCGCGAGGTGTCCTACCGGGTCCGCTCCGATCTGCGCGGCCGCTACCCGCTCGGCCCGCTCCAGCTCCGCCTGTCCGACCCGTTCGGGATGTGCGAGCTGACCCGGTCCTTCTCGGCGTACGACACCCTGGTCGTGACCCCGCGCGTGGAGCCGCTGCCGCCGGTCCGCATGGGCGGCGAGGCCAAGGGGTACGGCGAGGGACGGCAGCGTTCCCTGGCGCTGGCGGGCGAGGACGACGTGATCCCGCGCGGGTACCGCTACGGCGACGACCTGCGGCGTGTGCACTGGCGCTCCACCGCCCGCCACGGCGAGCTCATGGTGCGCCGGGAGGAGCAGCCGCAGCGCGCCCGCTGCACGGTGCTGCTCGACACCCGGGGCGGCGCCTACGCGGGCGCGGGCCCCGACTCGGCCTTCGAGTGGGCGGTGGCGGGCGCCGCCTCCGTCCTCGTGCACATGCTGGAGCGGGGCTTCTCGGTGCGGCTGCTGACGGACACCGGCAGCGTGGTGCCCGGCGAGGGCGCCGACGGATTCGCCGGGGCGAGCCAGCAGTCGGCGGACGCGGCCGGGCTGATGATGGACACCCTCGCGGTGATCGGCCACTCCGACGGCACCGGGCTGTCCCGGGCCTACGACGTGCTGCGCGGCGGCGGCGAGGGGCTGCTCGTGGCGTTCTTCGGCGACCTCGACGAGGAGCAGGCCGCGGTGGCCGCCCGGATGCGCCGGCGCAGCGGCGGCGCGATCGCGTTCGTGCTGGACGGCGCGGCCTGGCTGCGGGACGCGCCCGGCCCGCCGGGCGCGGGCGGGCCGGTCCTGCGCGCGCTGCGCGAGGCCGGCTGGACGGCGCTCGCGGTGGAGCGGGGTGCCTCCCTGGACGAGCTGTGGCGCCGGGCGGACCGGGAGCGCACGGGCATCGGCGCGACGAGCGGCGGGGAGGACGGGCGATGA
- a CDS encoding transglutaminase TgpA family protein — MSGQGRLALSAWAATLLAACALLPLVDPSTWILQAAVLLAIQSGTGAACRRVPLARPLTVAVQGLVLLVLLTVAFAREQALAWLVPGPRALGHFGDLLRQGTDDIARYAIPAPLESDGIRLMLVGGVLVIGLLVDTLAVTFRAAAPAGLPLLALYSVAAGLADGGADWLWFLLAAAGYLMLLLTEGRERLAQWGRVFGGAPRTPGGEPGGALAPVRTGRRIGAVVLGIALVVPLALPAMDGGLLGGTGSGIGSGSGNGGTISAVNPLVSLRDSLNVDEDRQVLSVRTDSGDLSGLYLRIVSLDDFDGTTWKPSRRQITAVPDGAFPAPPGLGPDTRRARVRTTIAAAEWYAQDWLPMPYPPSGVRVGGNWRYEPVGMTLVGDHGQNTRGLTYEVESLDVQPTAEQLAGAPRPPAALAREYTELPDSLPAVVSRTAREITAGAAGDYDRAVRLQEYFALTGGFQYDTRVQVGSGSQAIARFLRDKEGFCIHFSFAMAAMARSLGIPARVAVGFAPGSPTADGSVAVTLRDAHAWPELYFEGVGWTRFEPTPTRGTMPSYTVPDVPGATLPDVARPSREASAAPSAAPSSSESCTAQQKKVEGCADRSTQAAPAEDDDGRKWYVVPAWILGALAVLVIPLAPLLWRQRARSVRLGAHGRTEAGTAARTLAGWRELTDAAWDFGIAPDESRTPRQAAARIVRLGRLDAPAEAAVHRVADAVEQVLYAPRPRPAAGLADDVRRVTAGLRASAGRGARLRARFAPRSAVRMVWAVTAWWAGVRARAAAVRPALRRPSRQRG; from the coding sequence ATGAGCGGGCAGGGACGACTGGCGCTGTCCGCGTGGGCGGCGACGCTGCTGGCGGCCTGCGCGCTGCTGCCGCTGGTCGACCCCTCCACCTGGATCCTCCAGGCCGCGGTGCTGCTGGCGATCCAGTCCGGGACGGGCGCGGCGTGCCGGCGGGTGCCGCTGGCCCGGCCGCTGACCGTGGCCGTCCAGGGCCTGGTCCTGCTGGTGCTGCTGACGGTGGCCTTCGCCCGCGAGCAGGCCCTGGCCTGGCTGGTGCCCGGCCCGCGCGCCCTCGGCCACTTCGGCGACCTGCTGCGACAGGGCACCGACGACATCGCGCGGTACGCGATCCCCGCCCCGCTGGAGTCCGACGGCATCCGGCTGATGCTGGTCGGCGGGGTCCTGGTGATCGGGCTGCTGGTGGACACGCTCGCGGTGACGTTCCGCGCCGCGGCGCCGGCCGGGCTGCCGCTGCTGGCGCTGTACTCGGTGGCCGCGGGGCTGGCCGACGGCGGCGCCGACTGGCTCTGGTTCCTGCTCGCGGCGGCCGGCTATCTGATGCTGCTGCTGACCGAGGGGCGGGAGCGGCTCGCCCAGTGGGGGCGGGTCTTCGGCGGGGCGCCGCGCACCCCGGGCGGTGAGCCGGGCGGTGCCCTCGCCCCGGTCCGCACCGGGCGGCGCATCGGCGCGGTGGTGCTGGGCATCGCCCTGGTGGTGCCCCTCGCCCTGCCCGCGATGGACGGCGGCCTGCTCGGCGGCACCGGTTCGGGCATCGGCTCCGGCTCCGGGAACGGCGGCACGATCTCCGCGGTGAATCCGCTGGTCTCCCTGCGGGACAGCCTCAACGTGGACGAGGACCGCCAGGTGCTGTCGGTGCGGACCGACTCCGGGGACCTGTCCGGCCTGTATCTGCGGATCGTGTCCCTGGACGACTTCGACGGCACCACCTGGAAGCCGTCCAGGCGGCAGATCACCGCCGTGCCGGACGGCGCCTTCCCCGCTCCGCCCGGTCTCGGCCCCGACACCCGGCGCGCGCGGGTCCGGACGACGATCGCCGCGGCGGAATGGTACGCCCAGGACTGGCTGCCGATGCCGTATCCGCCGAGCGGTGTGCGGGTGGGCGGCAACTGGCGCTACGAGCCCGTCGGCATGACCCTGGTCGGCGATCACGGCCAGAACACACGGGGCCTGACCTACGAGGTCGAGAGCCTGGACGTGCAGCCGACCGCGGAGCAGCTCGCCGGGGCCCCGAGGCCGCCGGCGGCGCTGGCGCGCGAGTACACCGAGCTGCCCGACTCGCTGCCGGCGGTGGTCTCCCGCACCGCCCGCGAGATCACCGCGGGGGCGGCCGGCGACTACGACCGGGCGGTCAGGCTCCAGGAGTACTTCGCGCTCACCGGCGGCTTCCAGTACGACACCCGGGTGCAGGTCGGCAGCGGTTCGCAGGCGATCGCCCGCTTCCTGCGGGACAAAGAGGGCTTCTGCATCCACTTCTCCTTCGCGATGGCGGCGATGGCCCGCTCCCTGGGGATTCCGGCGCGCGTCGCGGTCGGCTTCGCGCCGGGTTCTCCGACGGCGGACGGCTCGGTGGCGGTGACGCTGCGCGACGCGCACGCCTGGCCCGAGCTGTACTTCGAGGGCGTGGGCTGGACCCGCTTCGAGCCCACCCCCACCCGCGGCACGATGCCGTCGTACACCGTGCCGGACGTGCCCGGTGCCACGCTCCCGGACGTCGCGCGGCCGTCCCGGGAGGCGTCGGCGGCGCCCTCGGCCGCGCCGTCGTCGAGCGAGAGCTGCACGGCGCAGCAGAAGAAGGTGGAGGGGTGCGCCGACCGGTCCACGCAGGCGGCACCGGCCGAGGACGACGACGGCCGGAAGTGGTACGTGGTGCCGGCGTGGATCCTCGGCGCGCTCGCCGTGCTGGTGATCCCGCTGGCACCGCTGCTGTGGCGGCAGCGGGCACGGAGCGTGCGGCTGGGGGCGCACGGCCGCACCGAGGCCGGTACGGCAGCGCGCACCCTGGCGGGCTGGCGGGAGCTGACCGACGCGGCGTGGGACTTCGGGATCGCCCCGGACGAGTCGCGGACCCCGCGCCAGGCCGCTGCCCGGATCGTCCGCCTGGGGCGTCTGGACGCGCCGGCCGAGGCGGCGGTGCACCGGGTGGCGGACGCGGTGGAGCAGGTCCTCTACGCCCCGCGGCCCCGTCCGGCGGCGGGACTGGCGGACGATGTGCGCCGGGTGACCGCCGGTCTGCGGGCGTCGGCCGGCCGGGGCGCGCGGCTGCGGGCGCGGTTCGCCCCGCGTTCGGCGGTGCGGATGGTCTGGGCGGTGACGGCCTGGTGGGCCGGTGTGCGGGCGCGCGCCGCCGCCGTACGCCCGGCCCTGCGCAGGCCGTCGCGGCAGCGGGGCTGA
- a CDS encoding DUF3040 domain-containing protein yields the protein MPLSEHEQRMLEQMERALYAEDPKFASALEGSGLRTYTRRRVYQAVAGFLVGIALLMAGMVAKQVWLSVVGFLVMLGCAVLAVTGWRKAPKPGEQQPAAGGPHARRQARQRRSMMDRIEERWQRRRDEQGH from the coding sequence GTGCCGCTCTCGGAGCACGAGCAGCGCATGCTCGAGCAGATGGAGCGAGCGCTGTACGCCGAAGATCCCAAGTTCGCGTCGGCGCTTGAGGGAAGCGGGCTGCGTACGTACACCCGGCGGCGGGTCTACCAGGCGGTCGCGGGCTTCCTCGTAGGTATTGCGCTCCTCATGGCCGGAATGGTCGCCAAGCAGGTCTGGCTCAGTGTGGTGGGCTTCCTCGTCATGCTGGGGTGCGCGGTTCTCGCCGTGACCGGCTGGCGCAAGGCTCCCAAGCCGGGCGAGCAGCAGCCGGCGGCCGGTGGCCCGCACGCCCGCCGTCAGGCACGGCAGCGGCGCTCCATGATGGACCGCATCGAAGAGCGCTGGCAGCGGCGCCGGGACGAACAGGGCCATTGA
- a CDS encoding methyltransferase, translated as MSDPMRPRASLRTAVVWEVLQDALDRRVKATGRQALDVLDTGGGSGKFAVPVARLGHRVTVVDPSPNALFALERRAAEAGVADRVQGVQGDAHGLFDVVERGGYDAVLCHGVLEYVDDPAEGVRNAVAALRAEGVLSLLAAGLGGAVLARALAGHFTEAKQALEDPNGRWGSGDPVPRRFTAEQLTGLVEGAGLRVGAVHGVRVFSDLVPGVLVDTEPGALEALLKLEAAAAELPAFHSVATQLHVLGETGVTAGDGGA; from the coding sequence GTGTCGGACCCGATGCGCCCCCGCGCTTCCCTCCGTACCGCCGTGGTCTGGGAGGTCCTCCAGGACGCCCTCGACCGCCGGGTCAAGGCGACGGGTCGCCAGGCGCTCGACGTCCTCGACACCGGCGGCGGCAGCGGCAAGTTCGCCGTGCCCGTGGCCCGTCTCGGCCACCGTGTCACCGTCGTCGACCCCAGCCCCAACGCGCTGTTCGCCCTGGAGCGCCGCGCCGCCGAGGCCGGTGTCGCCGACCGGGTGCAGGGCGTCCAGGGAGACGCCCACGGCCTCTTCGACGTCGTCGAGCGCGGCGGCTACGACGCGGTGCTGTGCCACGGCGTCCTGGAGTACGTCGACGACCCGGCCGAGGGCGTCCGCAACGCGGTGGCCGCCCTGCGCGCCGAGGGCGTCCTGAGCCTGCTCGCCGCCGGACTGGGCGGCGCCGTGCTGGCCCGCGCCCTCGCCGGCCACTTCACCGAGGCCAAGCAGGCCCTGGAGGACCCGAACGGACGCTGGGGCTCGGGTGACCCGGTGCCGCGCCGCTTCACCGCCGAACAGCTCACCGGCCTGGTCGAGGGGGCGGGCCTGCGGGTCGGCGCCGTGCACGGGGTGCGGGTCTTCTCCGACCTGGTCCCCGGCGTGCTGGTGGACACCGAGCCCGGGGCCCTGGAGGCGCTGCTGAAGCTGGAGGCCGCGGCAGCGGAGCTCCCGGCGTTCCACTCCGTGGCCACCCAGCTCCATGTGCTCGGTGAGACGGGAGTGACCGCCGGGGACGGCGGGGCCTGA
- a CDS encoding SAV_6107 family HEPN domain-containing protein, producing MANPSAAAARRRRASGPAPSPSGPASDVHPVLRRAAAPPAALDLLAKARAGLEEATVLDTPNERYATAHLAALRTAAAVLAARGRPEATPRARARIRSAWEVLPEIAPELAEWSALFASGAGRRARAEAGIEGAAGSRDADDLMRDAAMFLRLVERMLNLQPVLPQPRPDADRERAEGGARGGGLPDTG from the coding sequence ATGGCCAACCCCTCCGCAGCCGCCGCCCGCCGGCGCCGCGCCTCCGGCCCTGCCCCCTCACCGTCCGGCCCCGCCAGCGACGTGCACCCCGTGCTGCGTCGGGCAGCGGCCCCGCCCGCCGCGCTGGACCTGCTCGCCAAGGCCCGCGCCGGCCTGGAGGAGGCCACCGTCCTGGACACCCCCAACGAGCGGTACGCCACGGCCCACCTCGCCGCCCTGCGCACCGCCGCCGCCGTGCTGGCCGCGCGCGGGCGGCCGGAGGCCACGCCCCGCGCCCGGGCCCGCATCCGCAGCGCCTGGGAAGTACTGCCGGAGATCGCGCCCGAGCTCGCCGAGTGGAGCGCGCTGTTCGCCTCGGGCGCCGGTCGCCGCGCCCGGGCCGAGGCCGGTATCGAGGGCGCGGCCGGCAGCCGTGACGCCGACGACCTGATGCGCGACGCGGCGATGTTCCTGCGCCTGGTGGAGCGGATGCTGAACCTCCAGCCGGTCCTGCCCCAGCCGCGCCCGGACGCGGACCGGGAGCGGGCGGAGGGAGGCGCCCGCGGCGGCGGCCTGCCGGACACGGGCTGA
- a CDS encoding ATP-binding cassette domain-containing protein translates to MEGVGVTAQGLGLKGPRGWVYRGIGIEAEPGSLLAVEGPSGSGRTSLLLTLTGRMKPTEGTATVDGEALPRRMAAVRRFSALAHVPGVTDLDPALTVEEHLRERALMERRFGGSLRALLRPRGTRAAESRLRIDTALTAAGLDREALPKGPRTAVRDLERLQALRLSVALALIGRPRLLGVDDADLKLSDAERREFWGLLGALAASGVTVLAVCSQAPEGALAVSTRGDRHDERKEKADALAETGRA, encoded by the coding sequence GTGGAAGGGGTCGGCGTCACCGCGCAGGGACTGGGCCTGAAGGGGCCGCGCGGGTGGGTGTACCGGGGGATCGGCATCGAGGCGGAACCGGGCTCGCTGCTCGCGGTCGAGGGGCCGTCGGGGTCGGGCCGTACGTCGCTGCTGCTCACCCTGACGGGGCGGATGAAGCCCACGGAGGGCACCGCCACCGTGGACGGGGAGGCGCTGCCGCGCCGGATGGCGGCCGTGCGCCGGTTCAGCGCGCTGGCGCACGTCCCGGGCGTCACCGACCTCGATCCGGCCCTGACCGTGGAGGAGCACCTGCGCGAGCGCGCGCTCATGGAGCGCCGGTTCGGCGGCTCGCTGCGCGCGCTGCTGCGGCCCCGCGGCACGCGGGCGGCGGAGAGCCGGCTGCGGATCGACACCGCGCTGACCGCCGCCGGGCTGGACCGGGAGGCGCTGCCCAAGGGGCCGCGCACGGCCGTACGGGACCTGGAGCGGCTCCAGGCGCTGCGCCTGTCGGTCGCCCTGGCCCTGATCGGGCGCCCGCGGCTGCTCGGTGTCGACGACGCCGACCTGAAGCTCTCCGACGCCGAGCGGCGGGAGTTCTGGGGGCTGCTCGGGGCCCTGGCCGCCTCCGGCGTCACGGTCCTGGCCGTGTGCAGCCAGGCCCCCGAGGGCGCCCTCGCCGTGTCCACCCGCGGCGACCGGCACGACGAGCGGAAGGAGAAGGCCGATGCGCTCGCCGAAACTGGCCGCGCTTGA
- a CDS encoding YhgE/Pip family protein, with protein sequence MRSPKLAALELRRFGRGRLPRAALVALLLLPLLYGALYLWSFWDPYGRLDRIPVALVNEDEGALAGGERITAGDDIVEGLRDSKTFDWHEVSAAEAREGLEDGRYYLSLTMPADFSERVASSSGDSPETGALEVRTNDANNYIVGQISRTVFGEVRQAASTKASRSFLDRIFVSFSDIHGETVKAAEGADTLKGGIGKAEQGSQDLAHGLKDAKDGSGELSQGLVRLHQGADDLEDGARRVAEGTRALAGKVDGVAGKVGPFLEDNEKAIGETARFVADASGAIRGDLGSLAERAHTAAEDARADAAALADAHAARCADPALPDAACSDLEKAKDAAARVAAVADDVDTLVTGRKADLDELDRHLATLQKQARALADRGPRLSEDLDDAVARIHELDEGAAKVAAGAGKLRQGLGTASGGAAELDRGVGDLKTGAEDLSGGMFKLADGSRKLAGGLHDGAGRIPDYDEDERDERTGVMADPVRLVSQDLHKAPNYGTGFAPYFIPLSLWVGAMVAYMLIAPMNRRALAAGASAWRIALAGWLPVVAIGVLQTVALMSVLHWAVGLEMARAAGTVGFLFLVTACFAAIVQWLNARFGAAGRILVLALLMLQLTSAGGTYPVQTSPGFFNALHPFLPMSYVVEALRRLITGGGLEPVWQGCAVLAAFTAAALALTALSARRRQVWTLDRLHPELSL encoded by the coding sequence ATGCGCTCGCCGAAACTGGCCGCGCTTGAGCTGAGGCGCTTCGGGCGCGGCCGGCTGCCGCGTGCCGCCCTGGTGGCGCTGCTGCTGCTGCCCCTGCTGTACGGGGCCCTGTACCTGTGGTCCTTCTGGGACCCGTACGGCCGTCTGGACCGCATCCCCGTGGCCCTCGTGAACGAGGACGAGGGGGCGTTGGCCGGCGGTGAGCGGATCACGGCGGGCGACGACATCGTCGAGGGGCTGCGCGACAGCAAGACCTTCGACTGGCACGAGGTGAGCGCCGCCGAGGCCCGCGAGGGCCTGGAGGACGGCAGGTACTACCTGTCGCTCACCATGCCCGCCGACTTCAGCGAGCGCGTCGCCTCCAGCTCGGGGGACTCCCCGGAGACGGGCGCCCTGGAGGTCCGTACGAACGACGCGAACAACTACATCGTCGGGCAGATCTCGCGGACGGTGTTCGGCGAGGTGCGCCAGGCGGCGTCCACGAAGGCGTCGCGGTCGTTCCTGGACCGGATCTTCGTCTCCTTCTCCGACATCCACGGCGAGACCGTCAAGGCGGCCGAGGGCGCCGACACCCTCAAGGGCGGCATCGGAAAGGCGGAGCAGGGCTCCCAGGACCTCGCCCACGGCCTGAAGGACGCCAAGGACGGCAGTGGCGAGCTGTCCCAGGGGCTGGTCAGGCTCCACCAGGGCGCGGACGACCTGGAGGACGGCGCCCGCCGGGTCGCGGAGGGCACGCGGGCCCTCGCCGGCAAGGTCGACGGCGTCGCCGGCAAGGTGGGCCCCTTCCTGGAGGACAACGAGAAGGCCATCGGGGAGACCGCCCGCTTCGTCGCCGACGCCTCGGGGGCGATCCGCGGCGACCTCGGCTCGCTGGCGGAGCGCGCGCACACCGCCGCCGAGGACGCCCGCGCGGACGCAGCGGCCCTGGCCGACGCCCACGCGGCGCGCTGCGCGGACCCGGCGCTGCCCGACGCCGCCTGCTCCGACCTGGAGAAGGCCAAGGACGCCGCCGCCCGCGTGGCGGCCGTCGCCGACGACGTCGACACCCTGGTCACCGGCCGCAAGGCCGACCTGGACGAGCTCGACCGGCACCTGGCCACCCTCCAGAAGCAGGCCCGGGCCCTGGCCGACCGCGGCCCGCGCCTGTCGGAGGACCTCGACGACGCCGTGGCCAGGATCCACGAGCTGGACGAGGGCGCCGCGAAGGTCGCCGCGGGCGCCGGGAAGCTGCGTCAGGGGCTCGGCACGGCCAGCGGCGGCGCGGCCGAGCTGGACCGGGGCGTCGGTGACCTGAAGACGGGCGCCGAGGACCTGAGCGGCGGCATGTTCAAGCTGGCCGACGGCTCGCGGAAGCTCGCCGGCGGGCTGCACGACGGCGCCGGGCGGATCCCCGACTACGACGAGGACGAGCGCGACGAGCGCACCGGCGTGATGGCCGACCCGGTCCGGCTCGTCTCCCAGGACCTGCACAAGGCGCCCAACTACGGCACCGGCTTCGCCCCCTACTTCATCCCGCTGTCGCTGTGGGTGGGCGCGATGGTGGCGTACATGCTGATCGCGCCGATGAACCGGCGCGCGCTCGCCGCGGGCGCCTCGGCGTGGCGGATCGCGCTGGCGGGCTGGCTGCCGGTGGTCGCGATCGGCGTGCTGCAGACGGTGGCCCTGATGTCGGTGCTGCACTGGGCGGTCGGCCTGGAGATGGCCCGCGCCGCCGGGACGGTGGGCTTCCTCTTCCTGGTGACGGCGTGCTTCGCGGCGATCGTGCAGTGGCTGAACGCGCGCTTCGGGGCGGCGGGCCGCATCCTCGTCCTGGCGCTGCTGATGCTCCAGCTCACCTCCGCCGGCGGTACGTATCCCGTGCAGACCAGTCCGGGCTTCTTCAACGCCCTCCACCCGTTCCTGCCGATGAGCTACGTCGTCGAGGCGCTCAGGAGGCTGATCACGGGCGGCGGTCTGGAACCGGTGTGGCAGGGGTGCGCGGTGCTCGCCGCCTTCACCGCGGCCGCCCTCGCGCTGACCGCGCTGTCGGCCCGCCGCCGGCAGGTGTGGACCCTGGACCGGCTGCACCCGGAGCTGAGCCTGTGA
- a CDS encoding TetR/AcrR family transcriptional regulator gives MESSSATSHGSSRREATRQKLYEAAVTLIAEQGFSATTVDEIAERAGVAKGTVYYNFASKSVLFEELLRHGVGLLTASLREAAEETARGGGGKVDALDAMIRAGLEFIDRYPAFTQLYVAELWRTNRAWQSTLMVVRQEAVAVVEDVLREGVRGGEFSEEIDVPLTAAALVGMVLVAALDWKSFQPERSLDDVHAALSRLLQGRVSGHRP, from the coding sequence ATGGAAAGCAGCAGCGCCACCTCGCACGGCAGCAGCCGCCGCGAGGCCACCCGGCAGAAGCTCTACGAGGCGGCCGTCACGCTCATCGCCGAGCAGGGCTTCTCCGCGACCACCGTCGACGAGATCGCCGAGCGGGCCGGGGTCGCGAAGGGCACGGTCTACTACAACTTCGCCAGCAAGTCCGTCCTCTTCGAGGAGCTGCTGCGGCACGGCGTGGGACTGCTCACCGCCTCCCTGCGGGAGGCGGCCGAGGAGACGGCCCGCGGGGGCGGCGGCAAGGTCGACGCCCTGGACGCGATGATCCGCGCGGGCCTCGAGTTCATCGACCGCTACCCGGCCTTCACCCAGCTCTACGTGGCCGAGCTGTGGCGCACCAACCGGGCCTGGCAGTCCACCCTGATGGTGGTCCGCCAGGAGGCCGTCGCGGTCGTCGAGGACGTGCTGCGCGAGGGGGTGCGCGGCGGCGAGTTCAGCGAGGAGATCGATGTGCCGCTGACCGCCGCGGCACTGGTCGGCATGGTCCTGGTGGCCGCGCTGGACTGGAAGTCGTTCCAGCCGGAGCGCTCCCTCGACGACGTGCACGCGGCCCTGTCGCGGCTGCTCCAGGGGCGGGTGAGCGGCCACCGCCCCTGA